The following are from one region of the Leptospira terpstrae serovar Hualin str. LT 11-33 = ATCC 700639 genome:
- the dnaJ gene encoding molecular chaperone DnaJ has translation MSDRGYYEVLGVSKGASDDEIKSAYRKLAIKYHPDKNKGDKEAEEKFKEATEAYEVLRDAQKRAAYDQYGKAGVNAGAGGGYGAGAYTDFSDIFGDFGDIFSEFFGGAGGAGSRGGGRRSGPQRGSDLRYNLEVSLEDAALGKEYKIEIPRLETCVDCSGSGASKGSSPTVCPDCSGTGQVRRTQGFFSVTTTCPRCKGKGKVISNPCKTCKGEGLTEKRRTIHIKIPAGVESGSRLKVSGEGESGPNGGPSGDLYVVTHIKKHPTFERQGNDLIVQKTISLSMACLGGEIEVPSIDGKTINLKIPEGTESGQIFRLKGHGIPYLGSYGKGDQHVIIKVEIPKKLSKKQRELMEEFARESGEKVGSGGKSKLFFR, from the coding sequence ATGAGCGACCGTGGTTACTACGAAGTATTAGGCGTTTCGAAAGGTGCCTCTGATGATGAGATCAAGAGCGCCTATCGTAAGTTAGCCATCAAATATCACCCTGATAAAAATAAAGGTGATAAAGAAGCGGAAGAAAAATTCAAAGAGGCTACGGAAGCCTATGAAGTGTTACGTGATGCACAAAAACGTGCCGCGTACGATCAGTACGGCAAGGCCGGTGTCAATGCCGGTGCTGGCGGAGGATACGGGGCTGGTGCTTATACTGATTTCTCTGATATTTTTGGAGACTTCGGTGATATCTTCAGTGAATTTTTCGGAGGCGCAGGTGGTGCCGGTAGCCGCGGTGGTGGAAGAAGGTCCGGTCCTCAAAGAGGATCGGATTTACGTTATAATTTAGAAGTTAGTTTAGAAGATGCGGCCCTTGGTAAAGAATATAAAATTGAAATCCCACGACTTGAAACTTGTGTGGATTGTTCTGGTTCTGGCGCATCTAAAGGTTCTTCCCCAACAGTTTGTCCTGATTGTTCAGGAACTGGTCAAGTGAGAAGGACACAAGGATTCTTTAGTGTTACTACAACTTGCCCACGTTGTAAAGGAAAAGGAAAAGTCATTTCCAATCCTTGTAAAACATGTAAGGGAGAAGGCCTAACAGAGAAAAGACGAACTATTCATATTAAAATTCCTGCAGGTGTGGAATCCGGTAGCCGGCTAAAAGTTTCAGGCGAAGGAGAATCTGGCCCGAACGGTGGACCTAGTGGGGATTTGTATGTAGTCACACATATTAAAAAACACCCGACCTTTGAACGCCAAGGAAATGACTTAATAGTTCAAAAAACAATTTCATTGTCTATGGCTTGCCTCGGTGGTGAGATTGAAGTGCCTTCCATTGATGGAAAAACCATCAACTTAAAAATTCCAGAAGGAACAGAAAGTGGACAAATCTTCCGATTGAAAGGTCATGGAATTCCTTATCTTGGTTCTTACGGAAAAGGGGACCAACACGTAATCATCAAAGTCGAAATTCCCAAAAAACTTTCTAAAAAGCAGAGAGAACTTATGGAAGAATTTGCCCGCGAGTCCGGAGAAAAGGTTGGTAGCGGTGGAAAATCGAAGTTGTTTTTCCGCTGA
- the grpE gene encoding nucleotide exchange factor GrpE encodes MAEETNGSVDEQNVSVEEGQTITDEAIEQAVEGAEKELDNAKKEIETLKDSWLRERAEFQNYKRRTANDLLNARKESIKKFAEGLTGALDNLERVSNVPNQTPEVVAFVEGIKMVQKEFYSVLEKEGIKRLDPKGMPFDPMLMEAIASEESAEFAEETVVETYQAGYYHEEGENKQSIRPARVKVGKPQS; translated from the coding sequence ATGGCAGAAGAAACAAACGGGTCCGTGGATGAACAAAATGTGTCAGTCGAAGAAGGACAGACCATTACGGATGAAGCCATTGAACAAGCAGTAGAAGGTGCCGAGAAAGAACTCGATAACGCCAAAAAAGAAATCGAAACTTTAAAAGATTCTTGGTTAAGGGAACGTGCGGAGTTTCAAAACTACAAACGTCGAACTGCAAACGACTTGTTAAATGCAAGAAAAGAATCCATCAAGAAGTTTGCTGAAGGACTCACAGGTGCTTTAGACAACTTGGAGCGAGTATCCAACGTTCCGAACCAAACTCCGGAAGTTGTTGCTTTCGTTGAAGGAATCAAGATGGTTCAAAAGGAATTTTATTCCGTATTGGAAAAGGAAGGAATCAAACGTTTGGATCCGAAAGGAATGCCGTTTGACCCAATGCTAATGGAAGCAATTGCTTCCGAGGAAAGTGCAGAGTTTGCCGAAGAGACTGTTGTGGAAACTTACCAAGCTGGTTATTACCATGAAGAAGGTGAGAACAAACAATCCATTCGTCCTGCACGTGTAAAAGTGGGAAAACCACAAAGTTAA
- a CDS encoding Gfo/Idh/MocA family protein gives MEKKVRLGVIGTGHMGQYHVNVAKQLADAELIGIFDANLERATQIAEKHKTKAFSTVEELLKETDAIVIAAPTFLHHKIAKQALTEKKHVLVEKPISQTVEEAKELVTLAKQNKLILQVGHVERFNGAVLELGKIAEHPLLIESRRIAPYNSRITDVGVVLDMMIHDIDIVLNLVKSDVKEVKAVGSSVVSNHEDIASVVLTFANGCVASLNASRASQAKIRTLNISQKDSYVFLDFTNQEIELHRQASSTTQLGSGEIKYRQESIVEKIFVHKDNPLKQEHEHFVKCIKGESEPMVKGDSDIRTLEVAYKILEEIHGKK, from the coding sequence ATGGAGAAAAAAGTCCGACTCGGAGTCATCGGTACTGGCCACATGGGCCAATACCACGTAAACGTTGCTAAACAGCTAGCCGATGCTGAACTCATCGGGATATTTGATGCCAACTTAGAACGTGCCACTCAAATAGCTGAAAAACACAAAACAAAAGCGTTTTCTACAGTGGAAGAATTGTTAAAGGAAACAGATGCGATTGTCATTGCAGCACCAACTTTCCTTCATCATAAAATCGCAAAACAGGCATTAACTGAAAAGAAGCATGTTTTGGTGGAAAAACCTATTTCACAAACGGTAGAAGAAGCAAAAGAACTTGTGACTTTAGCAAAACAAAACAAATTAATTTTACAAGTAGGTCATGTTGAAAGGTTCAACGGTGCCGTGTTGGAGCTTGGTAAAATTGCCGAACATCCACTACTCATTGAGTCCAGAAGGATAGCACCATATAACAGTCGTATTACTGATGTTGGTGTAGTTTTGGATATGATGATTCACGACATTGATATTGTTTTGAACTTGGTAAAATCAGACGTGAAAGAAGTGAAAGCAGTTGGATCTTCTGTTGTATCGAATCACGAAGATATTGCCAGCGTGGTTCTTACTTTTGCCAATGGATGTGTTGCTTCCCTAAACGCTTCTCGTGCCTCCCAAGCAAAAATCAGAACACTCAACATTTCTCAAAAAGATTCTTACGTATTTTTAGATTTTACCAACCAAGAGATTGAGTTACATAGACAAGCAAGTTCAACGACTCAGCTTGGAAGTGGAGAAATCAAATATAGACAAGAATCGATTGTGGAAAAAATCTTTGTTCATAAAGACAACCCACTCAAACAGGAACATGAACACTTTGTTAAGTGCATTAAAGGAGAATCCGAACCTATGGTGAAGGGTGATTCTGATATTCGTACTTTAGAAGTGGCTTACAAAATCCTGGAAGAAATTCACGGCAAAAAATAA
- the dnaK gene encoding molecular chaperone DnaK produces the protein MSKEKIIGIDLGTTNSCVAVMEGGDPVVIQNSEGARTTPSIVAFTAKGETIVGQFAKNQAITNAVNTIRSAKRFIGRRFNEAGDESKMVSYKVIRAGNDGVKFETVSGEFTPQEIAARVLQKMKKTAEDFLGHEVKKAVVTVPAYFNDEQRQATKDAGRIAGLEVERIINEPTAAALAYGFDKKKTSAKIAVYDLGGGTFDVSILELGDGVFEVKSTNGDTHLGGDDFDNVVMQWMIDEFKKQTGIDISGDKNTVQRLKEAAEKAKIELSGTSSTQINLPFITADASGPKHLDMTLTKAKFDEITRSLVERTRIPCINALKDAGLTASEIDEVILVGGSIRIPAVQALVKEIFGKEPNKSVNPDEVVAVGAAIQGGVLAGDVTDVLLLDVTPLSLGIETLGGVMTKLIERNTTIPTRKSQVFSTAADSQTTVSVHVLQGEREMASANRTLGRFDLVGIPSAPRGVPQIEVTFDIDANGIVHVSAKDLGTGKEQKIRIESSSGLSEEEIKKMVKDAEAHAEEDKKLREAADTKNELEAIVYQLEKTIGESADKLDESEKQRAQDEIKRGREAMESGDVERMKASRDSIQEVAMQIGQKIYSQAGPEAGAPGADPGANAGQGASESSAGGEKVVDADYTVVDEDKK, from the coding sequence ATGTCTAAGGAAAAAATTATAGGTATCGATTTAGGAACCACTAACTCTTGTGTGGCGGTTATGGAAGGTGGAGATCCTGTTGTCATTCAAAACTCAGAAGGGGCAAGAACCACTCCTTCGATTGTTGCCTTCACAGCAAAGGGTGAAACCATTGTTGGTCAGTTCGCAAAGAACCAGGCAATAACGAATGCAGTAAATACGATTCGTTCTGCGAAACGTTTTATCGGTCGTCGTTTCAACGAGGCTGGTGACGAGTCAAAGATGGTATCTTACAAAGTGATTCGTGCTGGAAATGACGGAGTCAAATTTGAAACCGTTTCTGGTGAATTCACTCCACAAGAAATTGCGGCTCGTGTACTTCAAAAAATGAAAAAAACTGCAGAAGACTTTCTTGGCCATGAAGTGAAGAAAGCTGTGGTAACCGTGCCTGCATACTTCAATGACGAACAACGACAAGCAACTAAAGATGCAGGTCGAATTGCTGGCCTTGAAGTAGAACGTATCATCAACGAACCAACAGCTGCAGCTCTTGCTTATGGTTTTGATAAGAAAAAAACCAGTGCAAAGATCGCAGTATACGACTTAGGTGGTGGAACATTTGACGTTTCTATCCTTGAGCTTGGCGACGGGGTATTCGAAGTAAAATCCACAAATGGGGACACTCATCTTGGTGGGGATGACTTTGATAACGTAGTCATGCAGTGGATGATTGATGAGTTTAAAAAACAAACTGGGATTGATATCTCTGGAGATAAAAACACAGTACAACGATTGAAAGAAGCTGCTGAAAAAGCTAAAATCGAGTTGTCTGGAACATCTTCTACACAAATCAATCTACCGTTCATCACAGCAGATGCATCTGGTCCAAAACATTTGGATATGACACTCACCAAAGCAAAGTTTGATGAAATCACAAGATCACTAGTAGAAAGAACTCGCATTCCATGTATCAACGCATTGAAGGATGCTGGCTTAACTGCAAGTGAAATTGATGAAGTCATCCTTGTGGGTGGATCCATTCGTATCCCTGCGGTGCAAGCCCTTGTAAAAGAAATTTTTGGTAAAGAACCAAACAAATCAGTAAACCCTGATGAAGTAGTAGCAGTAGGTGCTGCGATCCAAGGGGGAGTTCTTGCAGGTGATGTAACCGATGTATTGTTACTTGATGTAACTCCACTTTCCCTCGGTATCGAAACTTTGGGTGGTGTGATGACAAAACTCATCGAAAGAAACACTACTATTCCTACAAGAAAATCACAAGTGTTCTCAACAGCGGCAGATAGCCAAACCACAGTTTCGGTTCATGTATTGCAAGGGGAACGTGAGATGGCAAGTGCCAATAGAACTCTAGGTCGTTTTGACTTAGTAGGAATTCCATCGGCACCAAGAGGAGTACCTCAAATCGAAGTAACTTTTGATATTGATGCGAACGGTATTGTTCACGTATCGGCAAAAGACTTAGGAACAGGAAAAGAACAAAAGATTCGTATTGAATCTTCTTCTGGATTGTCTGAAGAAGAAATCAAAAAGATGGTGAAGGATGCAGAAGCTCACGCGGAAGAAGATAAAAAACTTCGCGAAGCTGCGGATACTAAAAACGAATTGGAAGCGATTGTTTACCAATTGGAAAAAACCATCGGAGAATCTGCTGACAAACTCGACGAATCAGAAAAACAACGTGCTCAGGACGAAATCAAACGCGGTCGTGAAGCTATGGAATCTGGTGACGTGGAACGTATGAAAGCTTCTCGTGATTCCATCCAAGAAGTCGCAATGCAAATTGGACAAAAGATTTATTCACAAGCAGGTCCTGAAGCTGGTGCTCCGGGAGCGGATCCTGGTGCAAATGCAGGACAAGGTGCAAGTGAATCTTCTGCCGGTGGCGAAAAGGTCGTCGATGCGGATTACACCGTAGTCGATGAGGACAAAAAATAA